A genomic segment from Chitinophaga flava encodes:
- a CDS encoding ABC transporter permease, producing MIKIGKYIEQFINWLTLNFGPFFKVVKSGVESMVDGVLWLFSFLPFYVVIALLAILAWRRAGWGVGIVTALGLSLIYAMGYWVPTMETLSLILVSAFIALLIGIPLGIWAARSKTAGKVMRPLMDFMQTMPAFVYLIPAVLFFGLGKVPGVFATIIFAMPPAVRLTTLGISQVPEDIVEATRSFGATPRQLLFKVELPLALPTILAGVNQTIMMSLSMVVISAMIAAGGLGEIVLKGITQLKIGLGFEGGIAVVILAIILDRITQSFGKRKQKEKR from the coding sequence ATGATTAAAATCGGAAAATATATTGAACAGTTCATCAATTGGCTCACACTCAATTTCGGCCCCTTTTTCAAGGTGGTGAAATCAGGTGTGGAATCAATGGTGGATGGTGTTTTATGGCTGTTCTCCTTTCTGCCCTTTTATGTGGTCATCGCCCTGCTGGCTATACTGGCCTGGAGAAGGGCAGGGTGGGGCGTAGGAATAGTCACCGCGCTGGGACTGTCCCTCATCTATGCAATGGGATACTGGGTGCCTACAATGGAAACCCTCTCCCTGATACTGGTATCTGCCTTTATCGCCCTCCTGATAGGCATTCCCCTGGGTATATGGGCAGCCAGAAGCAAAACAGCCGGTAAGGTGATGCGTCCGCTGATGGACTTTATGCAAACGATGCCGGCCTTCGTTTACCTGATACCGGCGGTACTTTTCTTCGGACTGGGGAAAGTACCGGGCGTGTTTGCCACTATCATCTTTGCGATGCCTCCTGCTGTAAGGCTTACCACCCTGGGCATCAGCCAGGTGCCGGAAGATATTGTGGAGGCCACCCGCTCTTTTGGGGCCACGCCCCGGCAGCTGTTGTTTAAAGTAGAGCTGCCACTGGCGCTGCCTACCATTCTGGCCGGTGTCAACCAAACCATTATGATGTCCTTGTCAATGGTGGTTATCTCTGCTATGATCGCCGCCGGCGGCCTGGGAGAAATAGTGCTTAAAGGCATCACACAGCTGAAAATCGGCCTGGGCTTTGAAGGTGGTATCGCGGTGGTAATACTGGCCATCATCCTGGATCGTATCACACAGTCATTCGGTAAAAGGAAACAAAAAGAAAAACGCTAA
- a CDS encoding quaternary amine ABC transporter ATP-binding protein gives MMPKLKIENLTLIFGREQHEALQLLEQGKSKAEILDRTGSTVAVKNASFDIEAGEFFVIMGLSGSGKSSLLRCLNRLIEPSAGNVLLNGVDITALPDADLQDVRRKEISMVFQKFGLLPHRTVLENVAFGLELQGIPTAERLEKARNVTSLVGLKGYENMLPSELSGGMQQRVGLARALANDPEVLLMDEAFSALDPLIRTQMQDELLDLQEKMHKTIVFITHDLDEAIRLGDRIAIMKDGEVIQIGTPEEILTAPANDYVSSFVEKVDRKAIITASSLMDTKPTMAVFRKDGPEGSLRKMRATGLDILPAVTIDKHFLGFVYLREVLEVKKRGDKTIEAAIHRDVPVANPDMTVEQMLPFIAETDKPVAVVNPDNNKLLGLISQTSLIIETTGSQTNTQA, from the coding sequence ATGATGCCTAAACTGAAAATAGAAAACCTCACCCTTATCTTCGGTCGTGAACAGCACGAAGCGCTGCAGCTGCTGGAGCAGGGGAAGTCCAAAGCAGAAATATTGGACCGCACCGGCAGCACCGTGGCGGTCAAAAACGCCTCCTTCGACATCGAAGCTGGTGAGTTCTTTGTGATCATGGGCCTCTCCGGCAGCGGTAAGTCCAGCCTCCTCCGCTGCCTCAACCGCCTGATTGAGCCCAGTGCCGGCAATGTCCTGCTCAACGGTGTAGATATCACCGCACTGCCCGATGCTGACCTGCAGGATGTACGCCGCAAGGAAATATCCATGGTATTCCAGAAGTTCGGACTCCTGCCACATCGTACCGTTTTGGAAAACGTGGCTTTCGGACTGGAGCTGCAAGGCATACCTACAGCCGAACGCCTCGAAAAGGCACGCAATGTGACCAGCCTCGTAGGTCTGAAAGGTTATGAAAACATGCTGCCTTCCGAATTGTCCGGTGGTATGCAACAGCGGGTGGGCCTGGCACGTGCTCTCGCCAACGACCCCGAAGTACTCCTCATGGACGAAGCCTTCTCCGCCCTCGATCCCCTCATCCGCACGCAAATGCAGGATGAACTGCTCGATCTCCAGGAGAAAATGCATAAGACGATCGTCTTCATCACCCATGATCTCGATGAGGCCATCCGCCTCGGCGACCGCATCGCCATTATGAAAGATGGAGAAGTTATTCAGATCGGTACACCGGAAGAAATACTCACGGCGCCGGCTAACGATTATGTCAGCTCTTTCGTGGAAAAGGTAGACCGCAAGGCTATCATCACCGCTTCCTCCCTCATGGACACCAAGCCCACTATGGCTGTATTCCGTAAAGACGGTCCCGAAGGTAGCCTTCGTAAAATGAGAGCCACCGGCCTCGATATTCTCCCGGCTGTCACCATCGATAAACATTTCCTCGGTTTTGTTTACCTGCGTGAAGTGCTCGAAGTAAAAAAACGTGGCGATAAAACCATCGAAGCCGCCATCCATCGTGATGTGCCCGTGGCAAACCCCGATATGACCGTAGAACAAATGCTGCCCTTTATCGCAGAAACCGATAAACCCGTGGCAGTAGTGAACCCCGACAATAACAAGCTCCTGGGGCTTATTTCCCAGACTTCCCTGATTATCGAAACAACCGGTAGTCAGACTAACACACAAGCATAA
- a CDS encoding porin: MPSLVIVAQDSTETSKTDKPTFHVGGALRFNYNLSSWKKEQVKRGGDFGFDMFRINADAAWKKLSLHAEYRFYSKDFGGSFLKEGYVRYQFNDSTQIDIGLTQVPFGNITYNSHSWFFNLPYYVGKEDDYDMGIKFQRRSNRWLYQLAFFKNAEELNFGDKSETDPGRYSYDVAGRNKEVNQGNARVEYFLNKNNSIGASVMLGGLYNIPSGNMGSHWAAALHSNLNMDRWNLKLQSMYYRYNVADSAQLANYVDMAAYGAAYRVAAEAFLHTVSLSYTQPVHWGPISKLTFYNDYSYMQKPASGFQNSQMNVLGCMITAGHVFSYLDWAAGKNHPWLGPVWNEALATGTPDARWHSRLNLNIGYYF, from the coding sequence TTGCCTAGTTTGGTTATTGTTGCACAGGATAGTACGGAAACCAGCAAAACGGATAAACCCACCTTCCATGTAGGAGGTGCACTACGCTTCAACTATAACCTGTCGTCCTGGAAAAAGGAACAGGTGAAACGAGGTGGTGACTTCGGTTTCGACATGTTCCGCATCAATGCTGATGCCGCCTGGAAAAAGCTTTCTCTCCACGCAGAATACCGCTTTTATTCGAAAGACTTCGGCGGCAGCTTCCTCAAGGAAGGTTATGTACGCTATCAATTCAATGATAGTACACAAATAGACATCGGCCTTACCCAGGTACCCTTCGGTAACATCACCTACAACTCACACAGCTGGTTTTTTAATCTGCCCTATTATGTGGGTAAGGAAGATGATTATGATATGGGAATAAAATTCCAACGCCGCAGCAATCGCTGGTTATATCAACTGGCTTTCTTTAAAAATGCGGAAGAGCTCAACTTCGGCGATAAGTCTGAAACAGACCCTGGCCGCTATTCCTACGATGTGGCCGGCCGCAATAAGGAAGTCAACCAGGGAAATGCCCGCGTGGAATATTTTCTGAATAAAAACAATAGTATAGGCGCTTCTGTTATGCTGGGGGGACTCTACAACATCCCCTCCGGAAACATGGGCAGCCACTGGGCTGCTGCCTTACACAGCAACCTCAACATGGACCGATGGAATCTTAAACTCCAGTCTATGTACTACCGCTACAACGTGGCCGATTCAGCACAGCTGGCTAACTATGTAGACATGGCCGCCTATGGCGCTGCCTACCGCGTGGCTGCAGAAGCTTTTCTACACACCGTATCACTTTCATACACGCAGCCTGTACACTGGGGCCCCATCAGCAAACTTACTTTTTATAACGACTACTCCTATATGCAGAAGCCGGCCAGCGGATTCCAAAATTCACAGATGAACGTACTCGGCTGTATGATCACTGCTGGTCATGTATTCTCTTATCTCGACTGGGCCGCCGGAAAAAATCATCCCTGGCTTGGGCCGGTATGGAATGAAGCGCTCGCCACCGGTACCCCGGATGCCCGCTGGCACAGCCGTCTTAACCTGAACATCGGGTACTATTTCTGA
- a CDS encoding OmpA family protein, which produces MSFDLLESAKSIFNSNVVSQASSQLGESEGGIQKALSGIVPMVLTGLLNKAGSGADAGGLLNMIKGVAGDANPSAVSGALQGGSGGLLAKGSDLLRSLFGDKISSITGMLSSFAGIKESSASTLLQSAAPATLGVAGQYAAQNNLTPNSFLSFLNTQKDSILNAVPGGLNIASLLGLSSLGDLGKKLGGIAAGIGGAGIGAATHALSSAKQGGGSRWLLSLVLILVAIALLWYLMKGCGGGKHENTVVTDSITTSQLADSSASHVTEGGAVNRESIKVSLPDGTVLQAYKGGIEDQLVTFLKDNTRPAGKDVWFDFDDLNFKTGSAQITEESMKQVGNIAAILKAFPKTKIKIGGYTDRTGDSTQNLKLSQERAMSVETALKNAKTDPAQLLGAEGYGSQFAKAAADAPDEERKKDRHISVSVREK; this is translated from the coding sequence ATGTCATTTGACTTACTTGAAAGTGCAAAAAGTATTTTTAACAGTAATGTTGTCAGTCAGGCTTCCTCACAATTAGGAGAAAGTGAAGGCGGCATACAAAAAGCATTAAGTGGGATTGTACCGATGGTGTTAACAGGGCTATTGAATAAAGCTGGTTCAGGAGCTGATGCCGGCGGCCTGCTGAATATGATAAAAGGAGTAGCAGGTGATGCGAACCCATCTGCCGTAAGCGGAGCGCTTCAAGGCGGTAGTGGTGGCCTGCTGGCCAAGGGCTCAGACCTTCTGCGCAGTCTTTTCGGAGACAAGATCAGCTCCATCACTGGCATGTTATCTTCTTTTGCCGGTATCAAGGAATCATCTGCGAGCACGCTGTTGCAGTCAGCAGCACCCGCCACCCTGGGCGTTGCCGGTCAATATGCTGCACAGAACAACCTCACCCCCAACTCATTTCTTTCTTTCCTCAATACACAAAAAGACAGTATCCTTAATGCCGTTCCTGGCGGCCTGAATATCGCGAGCCTGTTGGGCCTCTCCAGTCTGGGCGACCTAGGCAAGAAACTCGGTGGCATCGCTGCCGGTATAGGTGGTGCCGGCATAGGCGCCGCAACCCATGCTCTGAGCAGCGCAAAACAAGGCGGTGGCAGCCGCTGGTTATTGTCCCTCGTCCTGATTCTCGTAGCCATCGCATTGCTGTGGTACCTGATGAAAGGCTGTGGTGGCGGCAAACACGAAAACACCGTAGTCACCGATAGCATCACCACCAGTCAGCTGGCCGATTCTTCTGCTTCCCATGTTACAGAAGGTGGTGCCGTAAATCGTGAAAGCATCAAGGTATCACTGCCCGACGGCACCGTTCTCCAGGCCTATAAAGGCGGTATCGAAGATCAGCTGGTTACCTTCCTGAAAGATAATACCCGCCCCGCCGGCAAAGATGTATGGTTCGATTTCGACGACCTCAACTTCAAAACCGGTAGCGCACAAATCACCGAAGAAAGTATGAAACAGGTAGGTAACATCGCCGCCATCCTCAAAGCCTTCCCGAAAACAAAAATTAAAATCGGTGGCTATACCGATCGCACCGGCGACAGTACCCAAAACCTCAAACTCTCCCAGGAACGTGCGATGTCAGTGGAAACAGCCCTCAAAAACGCTAAAACAGACCCTGCACAACTGCTTGGCGCCGAAGGCTACGGTTCCCAATTCGCTAAAGCCGCCGCTGACGCTCCCGATGAAGAAAGGAAAAAAGACAGACATATTTCTGTAAGCGTCCGGGAAAAATAA
- a CDS encoding DUF5007 domain-containing protein produces MKSLHHIYEKGLLVLLVIAAFMSCKKVIPGYISDQIRYVDDTFRVPKGTYYTADSRSFQGDGTSYPLNVKLVDIRDLATGQSVKAFTDSQEILVFTKLFDPNKDTTVEQLNAIRTKQRVPPLQIVEKSGQLIVNNGSINIPNGNYTFDISVSNERGSKVFRNISVLQLYLVEFQDISKGCAWFKNNTTTSGDIGSPGVTYRKLSNDGFRVILKITDKNGTPFNPKTGELIRRGDRPVFESYSRFHPVQYTDTTMICDFEVTPFPLMEVPGYGYLMYYRIPSDFVQIDPGVAPTPDPIYSVNPRFSFRLLVPGTYEVTVQVPKVTRKGS; encoded by the coding sequence ATGAAATCACTTCATCACATATACGAAAAAGGACTGCTGGTGCTGCTTGTCATCGCGGCGTTCATGTCCTGCAAAAAGGTTATACCAGGCTATATCAGCGACCAGATCAGATACGTGGATGATACCTTCCGGGTACCTAAAGGCACCTACTATACAGCAGATTCCCGCTCTTTCCAGGGGGATGGCACCAGCTATCCGCTTAATGTGAAGCTGGTGGATATCCGCGACCTTGCTACCGGCCAATCGGTAAAGGCCTTTACCGACTCGCAGGAAATACTTGTATTCACTAAGCTGTTTGATCCCAACAAAGACACCACTGTGGAGCAATTGAATGCTATCCGCACCAAACAGCGCGTCCCTCCTTTGCAGATCGTGGAGAAATCAGGACAACTAATCGTGAATAACGGATCTATCAATATCCCTAATGGCAATTATACTTTTGATATCAGCGTATCCAATGAAAGAGGTTCGAAGGTATTCAGGAATATATCCGTGCTTCAGTTATACCTGGTGGAGTTCCAGGACATCAGCAAAGGCTGCGCGTGGTTTAAGAACAATACCACCACCAGCGGTGATATCGGCTCTCCGGGCGTAACATATAGGAAACTGTCCAACGATGGCTTCCGTGTGATCCTGAAGATCACGGACAAAAACGGCACACCGTTCAACCCGAAAACAGGAGAGCTCATCAGACGTGGCGACAGACCGGTGTTTGAGAGCTATTCCCGCTTCCATCCAGTACAATACACCGACACTACCATGATCTGTGATTTTGAGGTAACACCTTTCCCTCTGATGGAAGTCCCGGGATATGGTTATCTTATGTATTACAGGATACCCAGCGACTTTGTGCAGATAGATCCCGGTGTAGCACCTACACCCGATCCTATCTATAGTGTGAACCCGAGATTTTCATTCAGACTATTGGTGCCGGGTACTTATGAAGTGACTGTCCAGGTGCCGAAAGTCACCAGAAAAGGCAGTTGA
- a CDS encoding fasciclin domain-containing protein, with translation MKKIRNYILFGCIILVAFQSCKKDHIIGGSLHSAKFKGTTYEYLHTNRLFDTLILLIDKTGLKDEVNASNTTFFAPTNYCIYNYVKKVVQTRLQLQTGNENLVFNFDQLDFPSLKDSLRAYIFQGNIIRDSLNKNGTLYTAKDGEQRLITLEEDPSNTYVNAGFTDRPKYIYITKIFGARDPVDPDSLAALPESQRDVKDIIQSSGIITNNGVVHVIGNSHIFTFAKQPK, from the coding sequence ATGAAAAAGATCCGTAACTATATCCTTTTTGGCTGCATCATACTGGTGGCATTCCAGTCCTGCAAAAAGGACCATATCATCGGTGGAAGCCTGCATTCCGCCAAATTCAAAGGTACCACTTACGAATACCTGCATACCAACCGGCTCTTCGATACGCTCATCCTCCTGATCGATAAAACAGGATTAAAAGACGAAGTGAATGCCAGTAATACCACTTTCTTTGCACCTACCAACTATTGCATCTATAATTATGTGAAGAAGGTAGTGCAGACAAGACTGCAATTGCAGACAGGCAATGAGAATCTGGTGTTCAACTTTGACCAGCTGGATTTTCCCAGTCTGAAAGATTCATTGAGGGCCTATATCTTCCAGGGAAATATCATCCGTGATTCATTGAACAAGAACGGTACCTTATATACTGCCAAAGACGGAGAACAACGCCTCATCACACTGGAAGAAGACCCAAGCAACACTTATGTGAATGCCGGCTTCACTGACCGCCCCAAATACATCTATATCACCAAAATATTCGGCGCCCGGGACCCGGTAGATCCTGACTCGCTGGCGGCTTTGCCGGAATCACAGAGAGATGTAAAAGATATTATCCAGTCCTCGGGTATTATCACCAACAATGGGGTAGTACATGTAATAGGCAACTCACATATTTTCACTTTTGCCAAACAACCTAAATAA
- a CDS encoding RagB/SusD family nutrient uptake outer membrane protein: MKRIHIIACLLCMISILGMSCKKVLELNPRETPSSGVYWQNENDALAGLLGSYSLLRDALTDQNRYYVYGDAPCNTFLITYGSDYDIHQLRDGSFDGVYYGGLDNLQNWTPFYKAIAQANLLIKKIPAIPASAFKVQERKNYFLGEAYYLRAFNYFFISKVWGDVPLVTDAVEDVSEARNYGRETQQKVLEQAIADLEQAKKLLPVTTENTGDRGIRASLATALALEAHIYAWMGNYAKCEENTRDIVNNPGKFNLTFITDSAEYVKMTVGHSTESIFEININYNQNEGSKKGIGERTLYDPFLATRKPVNTDDVPWLVNMETIGKIYNRFGSDTTDLRFKVWYYALDGRWPMLRKYASVIYKDGDIKRDPWFSNNILISRLSDIILLRAEALFKLGDEAGARTLVNKIRQRAGVAPTNPSLSGDDLFTFIVYERVRELYAEGQTYWDLCRTKKLGDFNDKFSGAFTQGNANYGRTYWPINRNIFKDNPLMKQTPYWNGRL, encoded by the coding sequence ATGAAACGAATCCATATAATCGCCTGCCTGTTATGCATGATCAGCATACTGGGGATGTCCTGTAAAAAAGTGTTGGAGCTGAATCCCCGGGAAACGCCGTCCAGCGGTGTTTACTGGCAGAATGAAAATGATGCGCTTGCAGGTCTGCTCGGCAGCTACTCGCTGTTGCGCGATGCCCTCACCGACCAAAACCGCTACTACGTATACGGTGATGCGCCCTGTAATACATTCCTGATCACTTATGGCAGTGACTATGATATACATCAGCTGCGTGACGGTTCTTTTGATGGGGTATATTACGGAGGTCTCGATAATCTCCAGAACTGGACACCATTCTATAAAGCGATTGCACAGGCTAACCTGTTGATCAAAAAAATACCCGCCATTCCTGCCAGTGCGTTTAAAGTACAGGAAAGGAAAAACTATTTTCTCGGTGAAGCTTACTATCTCCGCGCGTTCAACTATTTCTTTATTTCAAAGGTATGGGGAGATGTGCCACTGGTGACAGATGCGGTGGAAGATGTGTCAGAAGCGAGGAACTATGGCCGCGAGACACAACAGAAAGTGCTTGAACAGGCTATCGCCGATCTGGAACAGGCAAAAAAACTGCTGCCGGTAACAACGGAAAATACCGGCGACCGCGGCATCAGGGCCAGCCTCGCCACTGCATTGGCACTGGAAGCACATATCTACGCCTGGATGGGCAACTATGCCAAATGTGAAGAGAATACCCGCGATATCGTGAATAATCCCGGCAAGTTCAACCTCACGTTCATCACCGACTCTGCAGAATATGTGAAGATGACCGTCGGACATTCTACCGAAAGTATTTTCGAAATCAATATCAACTACAATCAGAACGAAGGCTCCAAAAAAGGCATCGGTGAAAGAACGCTATACGACCCGTTCCTGGCTACCCGCAAACCGGTAAACACCGACGATGTCCCCTGGCTCGTGAACATGGAGACCATCGGCAAAATCTACAATCGTTTCGGCAGCGACACCACCGATCTCCGGTTCAAAGTATGGTATTACGCGCTGGATGGAAGATGGCCAATGCTAAGGAAGTATGCCAGCGTCATCTATAAAGATGGCGATATCAAACGTGATCCCTGGTTCTCCAATAATATCCTCATCTCCCGCTTGTCAGATATCATACTGCTCCGCGCCGAAGCGCTCTTCAAACTTGGTGATGAAGCCGGCGCACGCACACTGGTGAACAAGATCCGCCAACGTGCCGGTGTGGCCCCTACCAATCCCTCTCTCTCCGGTGATGACCTCTTTACTTTCATTGTGTATGAAAGAGTGAGGGAATTATATGCCGAAGGACAGACCTACTGGGACCTCTGCCGCACTAAAAAGCTGGGAGATTTCAACGACAAATTCTCAGGCGCATTCACTCAGGGCAACGCCAACTACGGCAGAACATACTGGCCTATCAACAGGAACATCTTCAAAGACAATCCATTGATGAAACAAACACCTTACTGGAACGGAAGACTATAA
- a CDS encoding SusC/RagA family TonB-linked outer membrane protein, translating into MFKKLLHALSLLCLALSVQAQDLKVTGIVRDETGSPLPGVTIIEKGLSSNGTTSTSNGIFTITLKGSSKTLLFSFVGYLSREVNVSGRNNVNITMSADSKSLKDVVVIGYQEVSRKKNTAAIASVKGDVIKDIPAPSFDMLLQGRVAGVNVQNFSGEPGVRNSFVVRGNTSVLRGYDAARAVSSPLFVIDGIPTTTDDISQMSYGQGTNTNLLAGLNPNDIESIDVLKDASAAAIYGSRGSNGVIIIKTRKAHAGKAQFNFSTYHGMSEQRKLTELVTGAEERRMKLDVLNQYNQWEDNYKLPQMLTDSLNPTFNNNTDWQGLFYQRGMIHNYDMSISGGTELVNYRVSLGHYNEEGILKNTGFKRYSMISNVSIQITPKLSNRTIFRLYRTDRPRSVNERTGGNFSFKSDELPSSFYRLTPAGEEFLVGNSRKMDKNINNSMQLSTVFNYVVLPSLLFNTTVSYETSNSNRDYYSPAVVRDNGFGFASSFADKSEHLTIYNTLEYTKKLGQHTLNLIGGQNMEYNAYRNTYADADFIASDYVNTVNTANKNFSTASSAFQEYGLQSLFARVNYDFKAKYLLSAVFNADASSKFGKNNRWGYFPSVSAGWIISDESFMKGTSNWLSYLKIRGSYGITGSQPQENYLGYNTYTVNAAKFGDKDNSPATTYNGGSVIIPNYSSGIAQRNLSWEQSIQSNIGLEATFLKDRIRLTVDAYSRGTSRGFFDYRLPIYSGYDLAKTNAIGIRNAGVELMINSKNLPDKSAVQWFTDFNISYNQNVITSLPNGGRSLIVSYDGGAYGFDYLLDVGKPVNQMFVFENRGVYSRDSDVPFNYITGQPLKNVVGVPYKAGDPIIVDQVGNFNIKEPMDQIVGGDPNPKYTGGINNTISYKGFSFSFFLTFTMGRQILNSYKIRRYVKLFDGSGDNGETNLARGALFDLSKVNYWKKPGDIADIPSLSLRSADRDYHYAWLDGSTMYIENGSYCRLKNISLNYSFNPRVLKTLRLNRLRVYGIMDNVFTLQRSTVPDAEAVNAYGIYDGDGYPIPTKFTLGIDLGF; encoded by the coding sequence ATGTTTAAAAAACTTTTACATGCTTTAAGCTTGTTGTGTCTCGCGCTATCAGTGCAGGCACAGGACCTGAAAGTAACGGGTATCGTCAGGGACGAAACCGGTTCGCCGCTTCCGGGTGTCACCATTATTGAGAAAGGGCTTTCATCCAATGGTACCACCTCAACAAGCAATGGTATTTTTACCATCACATTAAAGGGATCATCAAAAACACTGTTGTTCTCCTTTGTTGGTTATCTGTCACGCGAAGTGAACGTGAGTGGCAGGAACAACGTGAATATTACCATGTCGGCTGATTCCAAATCACTCAAAGACGTAGTGGTGATCGGCTACCAGGAGGTGTCCCGTAAAAAGAATACCGCTGCCATCGCCAGCGTAAAAGGCGATGTGATCAAAGACATCCCGGCACCTAGCTTCGATATGTTGTTGCAGGGCCGTGTGGCCGGCGTGAACGTGCAGAACTTTTCCGGTGAGCCGGGTGTACGCAACAGCTTCGTAGTAAGGGGTAATACCTCGGTGCTCAGAGGTTATGATGCTGCCAGGGCCGTCAGTTCGCCACTCTTCGTGATCGATGGTATCCCTACCACCACCGATGATATCAGCCAGATGAGTTACGGACAAGGCACCAATACCAATCTGCTGGCCGGTTTGAACCCGAACGATATCGAATCCATTGACGTACTGAAAGATGCTTCTGCCGCTGCGATCTATGGCTCCAGAGGCTCCAACGGTGTGATTATCATCAAAACAAGAAAAGCACATGCCGGAAAAGCGCAGTTCAATTTCAGCACCTACCATGGTATGTCTGAACAACGCAAGCTCACTGAACTTGTGACCGGTGCTGAAGAACGCAGAATGAAACTGGATGTGCTCAACCAGTACAATCAATGGGAAGATAATTACAAATTGCCGCAGATGCTTACCGACAGCCTCAACCCAACATTCAATAATAACACTGACTGGCAAGGGCTTTTCTATCAGCGGGGTATGATCCACAACTATGACATGTCTATTTCCGGAGGTACGGAACTGGTGAACTACCGTGTGAGCCTCGGTCACTATAACGAAGAAGGTATCCTGAAAAATACAGGTTTCAAAAGATACAGCATGATCTCCAATGTGAGCATACAGATCACGCCGAAACTAAGTAACCGTACTATCTTCAGGTTGTACCGGACAGACCGTCCGCGCTCTGTGAATGAACGTACCGGTGGCAACTTCTCTTTTAAAAGTGATGAGCTGCCCTCTTCCTTTTACAGACTCACCCCTGCCGGTGAAGAGTTCCTGGTGGGCAACAGCCGTAAGATGGACAAGAACATTAACAACAGCATGCAGCTAAGCACCGTGTTCAACTACGTAGTCCTGCCATCACTGTTGTTTAATACCACTGTTTCATATGAGACGTCCAATTCCAACCGCGACTACTATTCACCAGCCGTCGTCAGGGACAACGGTTTCGGCTTTGCTTCTTCCTTCGCAGATAAATCCGAACACCTGACCATCTATAACACCCTCGAATACACGAAAAAGCTGGGGCAGCATACCCTGAACCTGATCGGTGGCCAGAATATGGAATACAACGCTTACCGCAATACCTATGCAGATGCCGACTTCATTGCGAGCGACTATGTAAATACGGTAAACACTGCCAACAAGAACTTCAGCACTGCCAGTTCAGCCTTCCAGGAGTATGGCCTCCAGAGCCTGTTCGCAAGGGTAAACTATGACTTCAAAGCAAAATACCTGCTGTCAGCTGTATTCAATGCTGATGCTTCTTCCAAGTTCGGTAAGAACAACCGCTGGGGCTATTTCCCTTCCGTATCAGCAGGCTGGATCATCAGTGATGAATCCTTCATGAAAGGCACCAGTAACTGGCTCAGTTACCTGAAGATCCGCGGCAGCTACGGTATTACAGGAAGCCAGCCACAGGAGAATTATCTAGGTTACAACACCTACACGGTAAATGCCGCCAAGTTCGGAGATAAGGACAACTCACCGGCTACCACCTATAATGGCGGCTCTGTGATCATCCCCAACTATTCAAGCGGTATTGCACAACGCAACCTTTCGTGGGAACAATCCATACAAAGCAACATCGGACTGGAAGCCACCTTCCTCAAAGACCGCATCCGCCTGACGGTAGACGCTTACTCCCGTGGTACCAGCCGTGGCTTCTTTGACTACAGGCTGCCGATATATAGTGGTTATGATCTGGCAAAAACGAATGCCATCGGTATCCGCAATGCAGGGGTGGAGCTGATGATCAACAGCAAAAACCTGCCGGATAAAAGCGCCGTACAATGGTTCACAGACTTCAACATTTCCTATAACCAGAACGTCATCACCAGTCTCCCTAACGGTGGCAGAAGCCTGATCGTATCTTACGACGGCGGCGCCTATGGCTTCGACTATCTGCTGGATGTAGGAAAACCTGTCAACCAGATGTTCGTATTTGAAAACAGGGGCGTTTACTCCAGAGACTCCGACGTGCCTTTCAACTACATTACAGGCCAGCCGCTGAAAAATGTGGTGGGCGTGCCTTACAAAGCGGGCGACCCGATCATCGTAGACCAGGTAGGGAACTTTAATATCAAAGAACCAATGGACCAGATCGTAGGTGGTGACCCCAATCCAAAGTATACCGGTGGTATTAACAACACAATCTCTTACAAAGGATTTTCTTTTTCATTCTTTCTCACCTTCACCATGGGGCGCCAGATATTGAATTCATATAAGATCCGCCGCTATGTGAAACTGTTCGACGGTAGCGGAGACAATGGCGAAACCAACCTGGCAAGAGGTGCACTCTTCGATCTGAGCAAAGTGAACTACTGGAAGAAACCGGGTGATATCGCCGATATCCCTTCGCTCTCCCTGCGTTCGGCAGACCGTGATTATCATTATGCCTGGCTGGATGGTTCCACCATGTATATCGAGAATGGCTCCTATTGCCGCCTGAAGAACATCAGTCTTAACTACTCCTTTAATCCGCGGGTGCTGAAAACACTGCGCCTCAATCGCCTGCGTGTGTATGGCATTATGGATAATGTATTCACGTTGCAGCGATCCACTGTTCCGGACGCAGAAGCCGTGAATGCCTATGGTATTTATGATGGCGACGGGTATCCCATACCAACGAAATTTACACTGGGAATTGATCTGGGCTTTTAA